A genomic stretch from Desulfonatronospira thiodismutans ASO3-1 includes:
- a CDS encoding M48 family metalloprotease, whose translation MNISRIQNKTPRLSRRHFLYLAGIGSLSLATGCATHPVTGQRQFMLMSESQEIELDKENSPHQISADYGVVQDKNLQDYVSGVGRDMASRSHRPDMPYSFNTLNATYINAYAFPGGTIGVSRGILLELQDEAELASLIGHELGHVNARHTAQRMTRGMLAQVVFTGAAAAAGPQWENVVAGLGGIGTGALLASYSRNQEREADELGLEYMARADYNPEGFVGLMEMLKDMSGEDRGSLEMLFSTHPMSSERYQTAVNRVRTDYQKNSKPLYRERYMDNTARLRQIKQAVQDMQEGDDLMRAKKPGEAGEKYSSALQAAPEDYVANLKMSKYLLSRDNNSQARKYASEAREIYPEEPQAMHILGMAWLRQEKFEQSLAEFSRYQERLPGNPNTLFFQGYSYEGMGRRNQAAEKYYAFLQQVNQGDKAQHAYNRLKEWGYI comes from the coding sequence ATGAACATAAGCCGGATTCAAAACAAAACCCCGCGCCTGAGCCGCAGGCACTTTCTCTATCTGGCCGGCATAGGATCTTTGTCCCTGGCAACCGGCTGCGCCACTCATCCGGTTACCGGACAGCGCCAGTTCATGCTCATGAGCGAAAGCCAGGAGATAGAACTGGACAAAGAGAATTCTCCGCACCAGATTTCAGCCGACTACGGGGTGGTTCAGGACAAAAATCTTCAGGACTACGTTTCCGGGGTGGGCCGGGACATGGCATCCAGAAGCCACAGGCCGGACATGCCCTACTCCTTCAACACGCTGAACGCCACCTACATCAATGCCTACGCTTTTCCCGGAGGTACCATCGGGGTCAGCAGGGGGATCCTGCTGGAACTCCAGGACGAGGCGGAACTGGCTTCTCTCATCGGTCATGAACTTGGGCATGTCAATGCCAGACATACCGCCCAGCGAATGACCAGGGGCATGCTGGCCCAGGTGGTCTTTACCGGGGCCGCAGCGGCAGCAGGCCCACAATGGGAAAACGTAGTGGCCGGACTGGGCGGCATCGGAACAGGGGCACTTCTGGCCAGCTACAGCCGCAACCAGGAAAGAGAGGCCGACGAGCTGGGCCTGGAATACATGGCCCGGGCGGACTACAATCCGGAAGGATTTGTAGGACTTATGGAAATGCTCAAGGACATGTCCGGAGAAGACAGAGGCTCTCTGGAAATGCTTTTTTCCACTCATCCCATGAGCAGCGAGCGTTATCAGACCGCGGTCAACCGTGTGCGCACGGACTACCAAAAAAACAGCAAACCCCTGTATCGTGAGCGCTACATGGACAATACGGCCCGGCTTAGACAGATTAAACAAGCCGTTCAGGACATGCAGGAAGGCGACGACCTCATGCGGGCCAAAAAACCCGGGGAAGCCGGGGAAAAGTATTCATCCGCTCTGCAGGCGGCTCCGGAAGACTACGTGGCCAACCTGAAAATGTCCAAGTACCTTTTGTCCAGGGACAACAATTCCCAGGCCCGCAAATATGCCTCGGAAGCCAGGGAGATCTACCCTGAAGAACCCCAGGCCATGCATATCCTGGGTATGGCCTGGCTCAGGCAGGAGAAATTCGAGCAGTCCCTGGCCGAGTTCAGTAGATATCAGGAGCGTCTGCCTGGTAATCCCAACACCCTGTTTTTTCAGGGTTACAGCTATGAAGGCATGGGCCGCAGGAATCAGGCGGCGGAAAAATACTATGCCTTTCTGCAGCAGGTAAATCAGGGGGATAAAGCCCAGCACGCCTACAACAGGCTCAAGGAATGGGGCTACATTTAG
- a CDS encoding TrpB-like pyridoxal phosphate-dependent enzyme, with protein sequence MQQTKILLEEKDMPTSWYNVMPDLPEPMAPPLDPETKKPIAPEKLSAIFPMSLIEQEMSGERWIDIPEPIQEIYRLYRPSPLVRARRLEQAIGSKARIYYKDESVSPAGSHKPNTAVAQAYYNKMEGVRRLATETGAGQWGTALSFACKMLDMKCTVYMVRCSYDQKPYRGIIIRAYGGEVFPSPSRHTSVGRKVLEQDPNSGGSLGLAISEAVEDAAQNNDTKYALGSVLNHVIHHQTITGLEVKKQLEIAGETPDVLIGCVGGGSNFGGLVLPYMPEKLEGQKIRFMAVEPQACPTLTKGRFAYDYGDMARQTPLIKMYTLGHGYFPPPIHSGGLRYHGEAPIVSHAAKLGLLEARAYFQNEVFDAARLFMQTEGFLPAPETAHAIKAAIDAAKEADPGQVVVFLYSGHGLLDLGSYDAYLKGELKDQAFSDDEIEKSLSECPEI encoded by the coding sequence ATGCAGCAGACCAAGATTTTACTTGAAGAAAAGGATATGCCCACCAGCTGGTACAATGTTATGCCGGATCTTCCAGAACCCATGGCCCCGCCTCTGGATCCGGAGACCAAAAAGCCCATAGCACCGGAAAAGCTCTCGGCGATATTTCCCATGTCTCTTATCGAGCAGGAGATGTCCGGGGAGCGCTGGATTGACATACCTGAGCCTATTCAGGAGATATACAGACTTTACAGGCCTTCACCTCTGGTAAGGGCCAGGCGGCTGGAGCAGGCCATAGGGAGCAAAGCCAGGATCTACTACAAGGATGAATCCGTGTCCCCGGCGGGCTCGCACAAGCCCAACACCGCAGTGGCCCAGGCATACTACAATAAGATGGAAGGGGTGCGCCGTCTGGCCACAGAGACAGGTGCCGGCCAGTGGGGCACGGCCCTTTCATTTGCCTGCAAAATGCTGGACATGAAATGCACTGTGTACATGGTCCGCTGCAGCTATGACCAGAAGCCCTACCGTGGGATAATTATCCGGGCCTACGGGGGTGAAGTTTTCCCTTCGCCCTCCAGGCATACAAGTGTGGGCCGTAAAGTATTGGAACAGGATCCCAATTCCGGGGGCAGCCTGGGGCTGGCCATTTCCGAGGCCGTGGAAGATGCGGCACAGAATAATGACACCAAGTACGCCCTGGGCAGTGTTTTGAACCATGTTATCCATCATCAGACCATAACCGGGCTGGAAGTCAAGAAACAGCTTGAGATTGCAGGCGAAACCCCGGATGTACTCATTGGCTGCGTTGGAGGGGGCAGCAACTTTGGTGGTCTGGTCCTGCCGTACATGCCGGAAAAGCTCGAGGGTCAAAAGATCCGGTTCATGGCCGTGGAGCCGCAGGCCTGCCCCACTCTGACCAAGGGCAGATTTGCTTATGATTACGGGGACATGGCCAGGCAGACTCCGCTTATCAAGATGTATACCCTGGGGCATGGGTATTTCCCGCCGCCCATTCACTCCGGGGGCTTAAGATACCACGGTGAGGCGCCCATAGTGTCCCACGCGGCCAAGCTGGGGCTTCTGGAGGCCAGGGCATATTTTCAAAACGAAGTTTTTGACGCAGCCAGGCTGTTTATGCAGACTGAAGGGTTTTTGCCCGCCCCGGAAACGGCGCATGCCATCAAAGCCGCCATTGATGCGGCAAAAGAGGCTGATCCAGGCCAGGTGGTAGTTTTTCTTTATTCCGGCCATGGGTTGCTGGACCTGGGATCCTATGATGCTTATCTCAAGGGTGAACTCAAGGATCAGGCCTTTTCCGACGACGAGATCGAAAAGTCTCTGTCGGAATGCCCGGAAATTTAG
- the infA gene encoding translation initiation factor IF-1: MAKEESIEVEGVVEEALPNAMFRIKLDNGHEVLGHISGKMRKFYIRILPGDRVKVELSPYDLTRGRITYRFK; this comes from the coding sequence ATGGCCAAAGAGGAATCCATAGAAGTCGAGGGCGTAGTGGAAGAGGCCCTGCCCAATGCCATGTTCAGGATAAAGCTGGACAACGGGCATGAGGTCCTGGGACATATTTCCGGAAAGATGCGCAAATTTTACATCCGTATTCTGCCCGGAGACAGGGTCAAGGTAGAACTGTCCCCGTACGATCTTACCCGCGGCCGCATCACCTACCGTTTCAAATAA
- a CDS encoding PHP domain-containing protein: MSEIDLHTHSTASDGTMTPYELVSHARNIGLKALALTDHDTTKGLMQALQAGNDLGLEVVPGCELSVEYPGLMHILGLWLRSDAPALNKAMQELRDKRNMRNEVIIEKLQKLGIDISYAEVQTLAGDASVGRPHISRVLMDKGVVTSVQECFDRYLGSTGKAYVPKEKFDPEKAISVLKDENALVILAHPFSLQLDTDALRRELVRLKDLGLDGVEVFYSEHTIEQTEIYASLCRELDLLPTGGSDFHGSVKPEIGLGSGRGNLNLSYALLKALKEKRLENGLWV, from the coding sequence ATGTCCGAAATTGACCTGCACACACACTCCACGGCTTCTGACGGGACCATGACCCCGTATGAGCTTGTGAGCCACGCCAGGAACATAGGCCTTAAAGCCCTGGCCCTTACTGACCATGATACCACCAAAGGACTTATGCAGGCACTGCAGGCCGGGAATGACCTGGGCCTGGAGGTGGTCCCCGGTTGTGAACTGAGCGTTGAATATCCAGGGCTCATGCATATCCTGGGGCTGTGGCTCAGGTCCGATGCCCCGGCCCTGAACAAGGCCATGCAGGAACTGCGGGACAAAAGGAACATGCGAAACGAGGTCATCATTGAAAAACTGCAGAAGCTGGGGATAGATATAAGCTATGCCGAGGTGCAGACCCTGGCCGGAGATGCCTCGGTAGGCAGGCCGCATATTTCGCGTGTTCTCATGGATAAAGGCGTGGTGACCTCGGTTCAGGAGTGTTTTGACCGCTACCTGGGGTCTACAGGTAAAGCCTACGTGCCCAAAGAGAAATTCGACCCGGAAAAGGCCATATCGGTTTTAAAGGATGAAAACGCCCTGGTGATCCTGGCCCATCCTTTCTCCTTGCAGCTGGATACTGATGCCTTGCGCCGGGAGCTTGTACGCCTCAAGGATCTGGGTCTGGACGGAGTGGAGGTGTTTTATTCCGAACATACCATTGAACAGACAGAGATTTATGCCTCTCTGTGCCGTGAGCTTGACCTGCTGCCCACAGGAGGCTCGGATTTTCACGGTTCAGTCAAACCGGAAATAGGACTTGGTTCCGGCCGGGGCAATCTCAATCTTTCCTATGCTCTTCTAAAGGCCCTGAAGGAGAAAAGACTTGAGAACGGGCTCTGGGTTTAG
- a CDS encoding phasin family protein: protein MLDVFKKGVLTGLGLVVVTAEELEKKVNQMVEKGKISAEEGESLVREFIQKSENQQSEVQEWLLNTVKTGRERLELAGREEVQDLEARVSSLEDRVSALESLKMQAEKKE from the coding sequence ATGCTGGATGTATTTAAAAAAGGGGTTCTTACCGGTCTTGGGCTGGTGGTGGTGACAGCAGAAGAACTGGAAAAGAAGGTCAACCAGATGGTGGAAAAGGGAAAGATTTCCGCCGAGGAAGGAGAGAGTCTGGTCCGGGAATTTATTCAGAAGAGCGAAAATCAGCAGTCGGAAGTCCAGGAGTGGCTGTTGAACACGGTCAAGACTGGACGTGAAAGGCTGGAACTGGCTGGACGCGAAGAAGTTCAGGACCTGGAGGCCAGAGTATCCAGCCTGGAAGACAGGGTGTCCGCGCTGGAAAGCCTGAAAATGCAGGCGGAAAAGAAGGAATAG
- a CDS encoding peptidase U32 family protein — protein sequence MKDPAILPELLCPAGDLKRLQTVLFYGADAVYLGGTHLNLRSKAAGFDFESLPQALDLARRSKARVYFCLNAILPQKHLQKVRKYLELLAEIKPDGIIAADPGVISMAREHAPHIPLHLSTQAGTYNAPSARFWKEHGVDRVNLARELSLTDIREMSRQTGLPQLEMFVHGAMCMALSGHCLLSAHLNKRSANQGLCTHPCRFDYRARALALEERTRPGEITWQVWEEEGYSRIFSSQDLCLVRFLGWLRRQGISSIKIEGRMKSVSYLGVTTDVYRTALDDLARGDFRPGLYLEELASVSSRPLGSGFFLPANKIFSKPALESGRKKILASVEKKLGGQRWLVQVKSRWSRDMDLELVLPGLERPGLRQGDYLLEGINQEELQTAHSGQQVVLTTGNELVTEHLLLRRA from the coding sequence GTGAAAGATCCCGCAATCCTCCCGGAACTTTTATGTCCGGCCGGTGACCTGAAGCGTCTGCAGACAGTTCTTTTCTACGGTGCTGACGCGGTCTACCTGGGCGGAACACATCTGAACCTGCGCAGCAAAGCCGCTGGATTTGACTTTGAAAGCCTGCCCCAGGCCCTGGACCTGGCCCGCAGATCAAAGGCCAGGGTATATTTCTGCCTCAACGCCATCCTGCCTCAGAAACACCTGCAAAAAGTCCGCAAATACCTCGAACTTCTGGCCGAAATAAAGCCGGACGGGATAATTGCAGCCGACCCCGGGGTTATTTCCATGGCCCGGGAGCATGCCCCTCATATCCCTTTGCACCTGAGCACCCAGGCCGGAACATACAATGCCCCCTCGGCGCGATTCTGGAAAGAGCATGGAGTGGACAGGGTCAACCTGGCCAGGGAGCTTTCCCTGACGGATATCCGGGAGATGTCCCGCCAGACCGGCCTGCCGCAGCTGGAAATGTTTGTGCACGGGGCCATGTGCATGGCCCTGTCCGGACATTGTCTGCTCAGTGCTCATCTGAATAAAAGATCCGCCAATCAGGGTCTTTGCACCCATCCCTGCCGTTTTGACTACAGGGCCAGGGCCCTGGCCCTGGAGGAAAGGACAAGACCCGGGGAGATCACCTGGCAGGTCTGGGAGGAGGAAGGCTATTCCAGGATTTTCAGTTCCCAGGATCTTTGCCTGGTCAGGTTTCTGGGATGGCTTCGGCGTCAGGGGATTTCTTCTATAAAGATCGAGGGGCGTATGAAGAGTGTGTCCTACCTGGGGGTGACTACAGACGTATACAGGACAGCCCTGGACGATCTTGCCCGTGGTGATTTCAGGCCCGGGCTGTACCTTGAAGAGCTGGCCAGCGTAAGCAGCAGGCCCCTGGGGTCCGGGTTCTTCCTGCCTGCAAACAAAATCTTCAGCAAACCTGCCCTGGAATCAGGGCGTAAAAAGATCCTGGCCAGCGTGGAAAAGAAGCTGGGAGGGCAGAGGTGGTTAGTACAGGTCAAGTCCAGGTGGTCCCGGGACATGGACCTGGAGCTGGTGCTGCCGGGGCTTGAAAGGCCAGGACTGCGGCAGGGAGATTACCTCCTGGAGGGAATAAACCAGGAAGAGCTGCAAACCGCGCATTCAGGTCAGCAGGTGGTTTTGACCACCGGCAATGAGCTTGTCACAGAGCACCTGCTCCTGCGCCGGGCCTGA
- a CDS encoding lysophospholipid acyltransferase family protein — translation MKWIRCVFRIAASLALAACYALASCTVAILVRDFNQRLHWYSRNTGFFSPLLLKIMGVRVNIVDHTGGQGIRPGTLLVCNHLSYKDIFILSSLRPMLFISSVELSRTFFLGRMARFGGTVFVERRSPAGLRREIRQISDLLRQDFVLTLFPEAGTSDGEGLFPFKPALFQSAIQAGTRVQPVCIRYCALDGRPVNSARRRRVVWHRTLFITHILKLFTHSRVQADVEIFSPINAADKSRKDIMQQSFRLIQDCYRQELERY, via the coding sequence ATGAAGTGGATAAGGTGTGTATTTCGCATTGCAGCTTCCCTGGCCCTGGCAGCCTGCTATGCCCTGGCCTCCTGCACCGTGGCCATACTGGTGCGCGATTTCAATCAGAGGCTGCACTGGTATTCCAGGAACACAGGCTTTTTCAGCCCACTGCTCCTGAAAATCATGGGAGTCAGGGTGAACATTGTGGATCATACCGGGGGCCAGGGCATCAGACCCGGTACCCTTTTGGTCTGCAACCATCTTTCCTACAAGGATATTTTTATCCTGTCCTCATTAAGGCCTATGTTGTTTATATCTTCAGTGGAGCTTTCCAGGACCTTTTTTCTGGGGCGCATGGCCAGGTTCGGCGGCACAGTATTCGTGGAGAGACGCAGTCCAGCAGGGCTTCGCCGGGAAATAAGGCAGATCTCGGATCTTTTGAGGCAGGACTTTGTTCTGACCCTCTTTCCCGAAGCCGGGACCTCCGACGGAGAGGGGCTTTTTCCCTTCAAGCCGGCCCTTTTTCAGTCCGCCATACAGGCCGGCACCAGGGTTCAGCCGGTATGTATCCGCTACTGCGCCCTGGACGGAAGGCCGGTCAATTCCGCCCGGCGCAGGCGAGTGGTCTGGCACCGCACACTTTTTATCACCCACATATTAAAACTCTTCACCCACTCCCGGGTCCAGGCCGATGTGGAGATCTTCAGCCCCATAAACGCAGCTGATAAATCCCGCAAAGATATCATGCAGCAGTCCTTCAGACTCATCCAGGACTGCTACCGGCAGGAACTGGAAAGATACTGA